The Dehalococcoidia bacterium DNA window CCCTTCATCGCCCCCACACCACGCGTCGTCGTCACGCCTACACCAACGCCTGCCGCTCCCGTTGGCCCCAAGCGCGGGGGCACCCTCCGCTTCGTCCCCCACGCCGACCCCGCCACCCTTGACCCCACCTGGACCACCGCCGCCATCACCTTCACCTATGCTGCCAATGTATTTGATGTGCTATTGGCACGGGATGAGAAGATGGAGGTCCGCCCCCAGATGGTAGACACCTGGCGGGTGAGCCCGGACGGCACCGAATACACCTTCGTCCTGCGGGACGGTCTGCAGTTCCACGACGGCACGCCCGTTACTAGCGAGGAGGCGGTGCTCTCCCTCCAACGCTGGGGCAAGCAGGACCCCCAGGCCCGCATCATCTTCGCCGCTTTGGAAAAGATCGAGACCATTGATGCCAAGACCTTCCGTATGAAACTGAAGGAGCCTCTGGGCATCACCCTGGAAGCCATCGGCAAGCCCAGCAGCTACCTGCCCGTGGTGTTCAAGAAGGAGGACGCCCTCAAGCCCCCCACGGAGCGGGCCGACGCCCGTATCGGCTCCGGCCCCTACAAACTGGTCGTCCACCAACCAGGGCATAAACTGGAGTTTGTGCGCAACGATGCCTATCGGCCACGCCCAGAGCCTCCCAGTGGGCTGGCCGGCGGCAAAATCGCCTACGTGGATCGGATGGAGTGGCTGATTATGCCCGACCGGGCCACAGCCCTGGCCGCCCTGCGCACCGCTACCATTGACTATTTTGAAGACCCCCTCAACGACGACTTTGATGTGCTCTCCCGGGACCCCAACATCCAGGTGTTCATCGTACCCTTTGGGCGCCAGGCGTGGTTGCGGTTCAATGTGCTGCACCCGCCCTTTGACAAGCCCTTGGCGCGCCGTGCGGTACAGGTTGCCGCCGACCAGGCCACCTATCTGCGTGCCTCCTATGGACCCGAGCGTTTTTGGAACCGCTGTCTATCCATCTACCTGTGCGGGGGGCCGTGGGAAAGCCACGCAGGCACCGAGTTCGCCCTGAAGGGCGACTTGGAGCGGGGACGCCAATGGCTGCGGGAGTCGGGCTATGATGGCCGCCCCATCGTCATCATCGCCCCGGGCGACCTGCCCTCCTTGTATAACGCCTCGGTGGTCACCAAAGACCTCCTGGAGAAACTGGGGGCCAAGGTGGACTTCGTCTCCACCGACTGGGCCACGGTGGTTACCCGCCGCGCCCGCCGCGACCCGCCCGAGCAGGGCGGATGGCACATCTTCCATACCTCGTGGGGTTTCCTGAGCGTCATGGATCCCTCGGTGCATCAGGGTCTGACGCCATGGTTCGGCTTCTACAGCAATCCACGCGCTGATGAGTTGCGCACACAATGGGTCAAGGAGACCGACCACAGCAAGCGCAAACAAATAGCCGACGAGATTCAGAAACTACACTATGAGGAAGTGCCCTATGTGAACCTGGGGCAGTTCTTCAACATCCGGGCTGCCCGTAAAGAGGTGAAAGGCCTGATTGTGCACCCCGTGACGATTTTGTGGAACATCTGGCTGGACAAGTAGCACGGGATGTGCAAGACTAGAGGCACGGACGAGGGGCGTGAGCCCGAGACGAGGAGCGTAGGAGCGTGTCCACTTATGTGATTCAACGCCTGCTGGCGGCAGTGCCTGTGTTGATGCTGGTAGGGTTGATCGTGTTCGCCCTCCTGCGGGTCACGCCGGGCGACCCCGCAGCCGTGCTGGCCGGGGAGCACGCCACACCCGAAAACATCGCCCAAATCCGCGCCAAACTGGGGTTAGACCAGCCCATTTATGTGCAACTGGGGCGGTGGCTGGGGCAGATCCTGCGGGGGGATCTGGGGGATTCCCTGTTCACCGGCTATAAGGTGACGACCCTCATACGCCAGCGCCTGGAGCCTACCATCTCCCTTGCTATTCTGGCGGAGATTATCGCCGTCTCCCTGGCTTTGCCCATGGGCATCCTGGCGGCGTGGCGGGCCAACTCCTGGATAGACCGGGCGGTGATGGTGTTTGCGGTGCTGGGGTTCTCGGTGCCTGTGTTCTGGCTGGGCTTCAACCTCATCTGGCTGTTCTCGGTGAACTTAAACCTGCTGCCGGCGGCGGGGTATACACCCATCAGCAAGGGCTTCTGGCCATGGCTCCGCAGCCTTATCCTGCCCGCCGTAACTTTGGGGCTCGTCTTCTCCGCCCTCATCGCCCGCATGACGCGGGCGAGCATGCTAGAAATTTTGCGCGAGGACTATATCCGCACGGCGCGAGCGAAGGGTTTGGGGGAGCGGGCGGTGCTCCTGCGCCACGCCTTGAAAAACGCCGCCGTGCCCATTGTTACCATCATCGGTTTGGGCTTCGCGGCGCTCATCACGGGGGTGGTGGTTACGGAGACGGTCTACGCCCTGCCGGGACTGGGCCGATTGATCGTGGACTCCATGCTCCGCCGGGACTATCCTGTCATTCAGGGGGCCATCCTGTTGGTGGCTTTCGCCTATGTGTTCATTAACCTGGTGGTGGATTTGACCTACGCCTATTTTGACCCGAGGATACGCTACTAATGGGCACGCAGCAGCGCACCCTAGCGACAGCAGAACTCCGCTGGTCTGGAGCAGCCCGTAAGAGCCTGCGAGCACGCCTGTGGGCCTTTGTGCGGCGCAATCCCACTATGGCCGCCGGCATCGTGGTGGTGCTGATCATGATGCTGGTAGCCATCAGCGCCCCGCTGCTGGCCACCCATAGGCCCCAAGCCCTCAATCCCATCGAGCGGCTGCAGCCCCCTTCCCGAGAGCACTACTTTGGCACGGACCACCTGGGACGGGACATCTACTCCCGTGTCATCTATGGGGGGCGTGTCTCCCTGGTGGTAGGGTCTTCGGTGGCACTGTTGGCGATGTTCTGGGGTGTGGTGTTCGGGCTCATTGCCGGCTACTTCCGCCGGGCTGATGCCATCATCATGCGGGTGATGGATGGGATTATGGCCTTCCCGGCCCTGTTGTTGGCCATCGCTTTGGTGGCCCTCCTCACGGCGAGCATTCAGAACGTGATCATCGCCCTGACGGTGGTGGAAACCCCCAGGGCCACACGGGTGGTGCGGGCAGCGGTGCTGTCCTTGGCCACGCGGGACTTTGTGGAAGCGGCCCGTGCCCTGGGGGCCCGTGCACCCCGCATTCTCCTGCGCCACATCTTGCCCAACACCATCGCCCCCCTGATCGTGCAGGGGAGTTTCATCTTTGCGGCGGCAGTGCTCACCGAGGCGTCGCTGAGTTTCCTGGGAGCGGGGACACCCCCCACCATCCCCTCCTGGGGCAATATTATGGGGGAGGGACGGCAGTACGTGCAGCGGGCGGTGTGGGTAACCTTCTTCCCCGGGGTCTTTTTGACCATCACAGTGTTGGGCATCAACCTCATCGGCGATGGCCTGCGGGACATTCTGGACCCCCGTCTGGCGCGGCGTCTGTAACCCAAGCATTCCCCCAAGGTGGGTAGCGTCCTTTCCCTTTGCCCAGGCTGTGCCCCGTAGGCTTGGCCTGAGGGGTGGGGCAGTTGACAGTGGGGCGAGGAGGTGGTGTAAGATAGGGGTGAAACGGCACGGCTAGGTAGCTCAGCGGTAGAGCGGGCGCTTCATAAGCGTTAGGTCGCAGGTTCGAATCCTGCCCTAGCCAGGGCCAACACCGGGGGCGGCTAGCTCAGCGGCCGAGAGCGCCTGCTTCACACGCAGGAGGTCATTGGTTCAAATCCAGTGCCGCCCACCACCGTGCCGAAGTGGCGGAACGGCAGACGCGCTGCGTTCAGGGCGCAGTGGGCGTACGCCCGTGTGGGTTCAAATCCCTCCTTCGGCACCACGCGCGCTTGTAGCTCAGCTTGGATAGAGCGCAGGCCTGCGGAGCCTGAGGCCGTGGGTTCGAGTCCCGCCAAGCGCGCCATCCCCTTCGGCAACCATGGGCGGTTAGCTCAGCGGTCAGAGCGCCTGTCTTACAAACAGGAGGTCGCAGGTTCAATTCCTGCATCGCCCATATCTGCTCCCACCAGGTTTCCCCCATCAACCCTTCTCCTACGGCGCGGAGTGCCCTGGCAGTACTGAAAGGGCAGAAAACCGTCACCCCCGTTCAGTAGCCCGGTGCTATGGGAGACCTTTCCCACCCCGGAACAGCATCTCCACAAGGGGCGTGTGGAACAACCCCGTATACCTTTGTGGAACCCTCGCAGGGCCGGATGCCCTCTGCGCCACGGCGCTAGGGAGAGCCTGAAGGTGTCATGCGAACGCTACGGCGAAATCGGCGGGGTTGAGGCCGGCGATGTTGATCAATACCACAGAGTATTTGTGGCAATCCACTGCCGACATCCATGTTTCCAACCAAAGGTCCTTGATTTGTCTAGGAGCCGCAAAGTTACCACCTTCACCTTTACCTTTTTTATTTTTTCATGCTCCGGGGTAGTGTTCATAATATAACGGCTCGTGTTGCCCAAGGGTATCGGCATGTGCTGTGCTGTGATGTGATTTCTTTCAACTAGGTAACTGGCGATATAATATAAGAGATCCCGCCAAGAATCGAGAGTTTTCTCAGATCCATCTGGCAAACGTACCCTTTTGGGGTGTTTGTCATGTGTTCTCACTTCAAGTTTATCCAACGTGATCCAATTAACTGTGGAAACAGCGGGTGCAGCAGAAGGGGGGCTGTCGTGGGTGTTACTGTTGATGACTCTACCGGCGCCGAGGCGGTCTGCCTCAAAATGTTAGGCCGCCACAGGGTTCGGGCCTTCTTCGCCACCTCTGCGGGGTCTTCCCTCCCTATGTCCCAAGCGACCACCCTCTTCTGCTCCAAGGGAACGGGCTTGTGCGTTTCGTATATCTCCCACCGCAGGCCATCGGTAACCACAAAGTAAAGTGTCCCCTGCGTGAGACAGTGGTTTATCCCTTGTGCAAGGCCATCGGACAAGGGGCGTCCCAGACGCTTCGCCTCCAGATACATGTGCGCCTTTCCCGAAGCATCGAGCAGGGCATAATCTGCTGTCCCTGCCCCCGTGGACTCCTCCACCCTCACCTGTGTCGGGTCCTCCGTATCCCACCCCAACGCCCTCAGCAACGGGTCAATGAGGGAGTAGCGGGTTTGCGCCTCGCTAGCCCCCAGGCGAACTTGGTGCTGCTGGGCACGCTCCCGCAGACGGGAAATAACCTGTAGCAGTTCATCCAGAGGCATAACACACCCCCCTTATTTGCCATACTATGGCATGCATGATAAGGGATAAGTGTCAACTTTTGCTGGGGCCCTTCCCCCTCACACGCCCTTATCCGCAAGCAATTCCGCCACCTCCGCCACCGAACGCACCACCGGCACCCCCTCGGGCGCCACCAGGTGCCCGTAGCGGTCCATCAGAACGGGATGTATCCCCACCCCTTGCGCCCCCACCACATCCGACTCCACCTGGTCGCCCACATGTAGCGCCTCGTGCGGTTGCACGCCTGCGCGGCGTAGCGCCTCCTGGAAGATGCGCGGGTGGGGCTTCTCCACCCCCACTTCCCGCGAAGTTACCAGGAAATCCACCGCCCCCGCTAGCCCCAGACCGTTCAACAGAGCAGGGCCGTCCCGATTGATGTTGGACAGAACCCCAAGCACCAAGCCCCGCTCCCTTAAGAGGCGCAGGCCAGGGAGCACATCGGGGAACAGGGCCAGGTCATAGGGCAGGGCGCGCACCGCCCGCCACACTTTCAGGGCCGTCTCCGCGTCCACCTGCACCCCCGCCCCCGCCAGGATGAGGCGCTCATACTCCGCCCAGAACTTGTCCACCTCCTCGGGCGGGCGCAGGCGCAGGGGCCAACGGGCGTTCTCCCGCGTCAGGTAGGCATCCGCCTGGGCATAGCCGCGGGCGATGCCTTCCGGGGACACCTGGAGACCCACTGTAGCCGCCGCGTGGGCCTGCACCTCCTCCCGCGGCGGCCAGAAGCGCGCCAGGGTGTTGTAGAGGTCAAAGAAGACGGCGCGTATGCCGACAAAACTCCGCCGACGCTCCATCAGCCCTATCCTATCCCGCCCCGCTCCCCAGGGGAAGGGGCCGAGGATGTGCTACCCTTGATACAGATGCCCACAGGGGGAAACACCGTGAGCCAGGATATCCTGCTAACCGTTTCCGACGGCATCGCCACCATCACTTTCAATCGCCCCACCCAGCGCAACGCCATGAACTACCAGATGTGGCTGGACCTACAACGCCTGATGGTAGACCTGGAGCACGACCCCCAGGTGCGGGTAGTGGTGTTCACCGGGGCGGGGGACGAGGCCTTCTCCGCCGGGGCCGACATCAAGGACTTTGACCTCTACCGCAACAACGCCGATAAGGCCCGCCTCTACGCCCACGCCTCCGAGGGCGCCATGGATATGATTGAGGCCCTCCCCAAACCCACCATCTCCCTCATCAAGGGCTACTGCATTGGCGGAGGGTGCGAACTCGCCACCGCCACCGACATCCGCATCGGGGCGGACAACGCCCGCCTGGGCATCACCGCCGCCCGCCTGGGTATTACTATCGGCTTCAAGGAAATGCGCCGGCTGGTGGACTGCGTGGGGCCGGCGGGGGCTAAGTACATCCTCCTCACCGCCCGCCTCCTGGACGCCCAGGAGGCCCTGCGCCTGGGCCTGCTCCACCAGGTCGTCCCCCTGGCCGAGGTAGAGGCCTACACCTACCGCCTCGCCCAGGAGATAGCCAACCTCGGCCCCCTCTCCCACCGCTACAACAAGCGCATCCTGCACAAGGTCATCACGGATCCCGCCCTGCGCCTGACCCCCGAGGAGGAGGCCATGCCCTTCCGGGTCTTCGACTCCCAGGACTACCACGAGGGGCGGCGGGCCTTCTTGGAAAAACGCAAACCCCAGTTTCAAGGAAAGTGAGTGGGCGTGGAACAGGTTGGGCTCCTGCGCCTTTTCCACGAGATCTTCCTCAAAGGGGGCAACCGCTCCCTGTTCGTGCGCCAGGCCCTGCACAACCTGCGCCGGGCCTTACAGGGCACCGGCTTGCAGGTCTATCCCCTCACCCCCCTTACGGCCGTTGTTCCCCTCCCCTCCGATGCCCATTGGGAGGCCCTCCGCCAGCGCGCATCCTTCGTGTTCGGCCTGGAACTCCTCTCCCGCGCCTACCGTGTCCCCCCCCGCATGGACGCCATCCTGGAGGCGGCAGAGCGCCTGACGGCCCAGCGCCGGTTCGCCTCCTTCCGCGTCACAGCCAAGCGCCAGGACAAGTCTTTCCCCATCCTTTCGCCGGACATAGAGCGCCAGGTCGGGGCGCTGGTGCAAACCAAGACGGGCGCCCGAGTGGACCTGGAGAACTACGAGGTGGAGGTGGTGGTCACAGTTCTGCCTCGCCAGGCCTTCGTCTCCATGGGGGAGGAGCGGTTGGCCGGGGGCATCCCCGTGGGGGTGAGCGGGACAGTGGTGGCTTTGCTCTCGGGAGGCATTGACTCGCCTGTGGCCTCCTGGCGGGCCATGCGCCGCGGATGTCGGGTGGTGTTTGTCCATTTCCACAGTTTCCCCCTGGTGGAGGGCACCTCCCGCGAAAAGGCGCAGGACCTGGTGCGCCTGCTCACCCGCTGGCAGAACCATAGCATCCTCTACTTGGTGCCCTTCGCAGAAATCCAGAAACGCATCATCCTCACTGTGCCTCCCAGCCACCGGGTCGTGCTGTATCGGCGCTTCATGTTCCGCATCGCCGAGGCGCTGGGGCAGGCTCACCGCGCAGGTGCCCTGGTTACGGGGGAATCCCTCGCGCAGGTGGCATCCCAAACCTTGACCAACATCACCACCATTGGGGCGGCGGTGCAACGGCTCCCCATCTTCCGCCCCCTTATCGGGATGGATAAGCAGGAGATCATCGCCCAAGCCAAGCAGATCGGCACCTACCCCATCTCTATCATCCCCGACCAGGACTGCTGTAGCCTGTTCGTGCCCCGCCATCCCAGCACCCAGGTAACGGTGGCAGAAGCGGAGCGCCTGGAGGCGGGGTTGGATGTGCACGCCCTGGTGCAAGAGGGGGTGCGCAGCGCCGAGCGCAAAGAGTACACCTGGCCGGAGGAGGAACCCTAGCCCAGGAAGCGCAGAACCCCCACCACCTTCCCCTTCACCTCCACCTCCTTGGGGTGCACATAGAGGGGGGCCATCTGGCTGTTGGCGGGCTGCAGGCGCACGAGCTCCCGCTCCCGGTAAAAGTGCTTCAGCGTTACCTCCCCGCTCCCCTTGAGCCACACCACGGCCATAGCCCCATTCTCCACCTGGGGTACCTGCTGGACGAGGATGATATCCCCGTCGGTAATGAGGGCGTCCAGCATGGACTGGCCCTTGACCCGCAGGGCATAGAGGGGACCACGGGTGGGCACAAGACTGGTGGGCAGTTCCAGGGTCTCGGCGCTCTGCCAGGCGTCTTCGGGGAAAGTGGGCAGGGGCTCCCCGGCGGCAATGGTGCCCAGGACGGGGATAGGCACCACCGCCCGCCCCCCAGGGCCGCCAATGAGGTCTATCCCCCGGGAGACCTCCGGGGAGCGCCGCAGATACCCCTCCCGCTGGAGAATCTGCAGGTTATAGTCCACCACCGAGGTAGAGGATAGCCCACACCCTTTCTGGATGTCCCGTATAGAGGGGGGGTAGCCGTGTTCCAGAATGAACTCCCGGATGAAGGTGAGGATGCGCTGTTGCCGTGGGGAAAG harbors:
- a CDS encoding ABC transporter substrate-binding protein → PFIAPTPRVVVTPTPTPAAPVGPKRGGTLRFVPHADPATLDPTWTTAAITFTYAANVFDVLLARDEKMEVRPQMVDTWRVSPDGTEYTFVLRDGLQFHDGTPVTSEEAVLSLQRWGKQDPQARIIFAALEKIETIDAKTFRMKLKEPLGITLEAIGKPSSYLPVVFKKEDALKPPTERADARIGSGPYKLVVHQPGHKLEFVRNDAYRPRPEPPSGLAGGKIAYVDRMEWLIMPDRATALAALRTATIDYFEDPLNDDFDVLSRDPNIQVFIVPFGRQAWLRFNVLHPPFDKPLARRAVQVAADQATYLRASYGPERFWNRCLSIYLCGGPWESHAGTEFALKGDLERGRQWLRESGYDGRPIVIIAPGDLPSLYNASVVTKDLLEKLGAKVDFVSTDWATVVTRRARRDPPEQGGWHIFHTSWGFLSVMDPSVHQGLTPWFGFYSNPRADELRTQWVKETDHSKRKQIADEIQKLHYEEVPYVNLGQFFNIRAARKEVKGLIVHPVTILWNIWLDK
- a CDS encoding ABC transporter permease: MSTYVIQRLLAAVPVLMLVGLIVFALLRVTPGDPAAVLAGEHATPENIAQIRAKLGLDQPIYVQLGRWLGQILRGDLGDSLFTGYKVTTLIRQRLEPTISLAILAEIIAVSLALPMGILAAWRANSWIDRAVMVFAVLGFSVPVFWLGFNLIWLFSVNLNLLPAAGYTPISKGFWPWLRSLILPAVTLGLVFSALIARMTRASMLEILREDYIRTARAKGLGERAVLLRHALKNAAVPIVTIIGLGFAALITGVVVTETVYALPGLGRLIVDSMLRRDYPVIQGAILLVAFAYVFINLVVDLTYAYFDPRIRY
- a CDS encoding ABC transporter permease, with amino-acid sequence MGTQQRTLATAELRWSGAARKSLRARLWAFVRRNPTMAAGIVVVLIMMLVAISAPLLATHRPQALNPIERLQPPSREHYFGTDHLGRDIYSRVIYGGRVSLVVGSSVALLAMFWGVVFGLIAGYFRRADAIIMRVMDGIMAFPALLLAIALVALLTASIQNVIIALTVVETPRATRVVRAAVLSLATRDFVEAARALGARAPRILLRHILPNTIAPLIVQGSFIFAAAVLTEASLSFLGAGTPPTIPSWGNIMGEGRQYVQRAVWVTFFPGVFLTITVLGINLIGDGLRDILDPRLARRL
- a CDS encoding HAD-IA family hydrolase, with amino-acid sequence MERRRSFVGIRAVFFDLYNTLARFWPPREEVQAHAAATVGLQVSPEGIARGYAQADAYLTRENARWPLRLRPPEEVDKFWAEYERLILAGAGVQVDAETALKVWRAVRALPYDLALFPDVLPGLRLLRERGLVLGVLSNINRDGPALLNGLGLAGAVDFLVTSREVGVEKPHPRIFQEALRRAGVQPHEALHVGDQVESDVVGAQGVGIHPVLMDRYGHLVAPEGVPVVRSVAEVAELLADKGV
- a CDS encoding enoyl-CoA hydratase-related protein — encoded protein: MSQDILLTVSDGIATITFNRPTQRNAMNYQMWLDLQRLMVDLEHDPQVRVVVFTGAGDEAFSAGADIKDFDLYRNNADKARLYAHASEGAMDMIEALPKPTISLIKGYCIGGGCELATATDIRIGADNARLGITAARLGITIGFKEMRRLVDCVGPAGAKYILLTARLLDAQEALRLGLLHQVVPLAEVEAYTYRLAQEIANLGPLSHRYNKRILHKVITDPALRLTPEEEAMPFRVFDSQDYHEGRRAFLEKRKPQFQGK
- the thiI gene encoding tRNA 4-thiouridine(8) synthase ThiI; translated protein: MEQVGLLRLFHEIFLKGGNRSLFVRQALHNLRRALQGTGLQVYPLTPLTAVVPLPSDAHWEALRQRASFVFGLELLSRAYRVPPRMDAILEAAERLTAQRRFASFRVTAKRQDKSFPILSPDIERQVGALVQTKTGARVDLENYEVEVVVTVLPRQAFVSMGEERLAGGIPVGVSGTVVALLSGGIDSPVASWRAMRRGCRVVFVHFHSFPLVEGTSREKAQDLVRLLTRWQNHSILYLVPFAEIQKRIILTVPPSHRVVLYRRFMFRIAEALGQAHRAGALVTGESLAQVASQTLTNITTIGAAVQRLPIFRPLIGMDKQEIIAQAKQIGTYPISIIPDQDCCSLFVPRHPSTQVTVAEAERLEAGLDVHALVQEGVRSAERKEYTWPEEEP
- the lexA gene encoding transcriptional repressor LexA, with product MQGRRPLSPRQQRILTFIREFILEHGYPPSIRDIQKGCGLSSTSVVDYNLQILQREGYLRRSPEVSRGIDLIGGPGGRAVVPIPVLGTIAAGEPLPTFPEDAWQSAETLELPTSLVPTRGPLYALRVKGQSMLDALITDGDIILVQQVPQVENGAMAVVWLKGSGEVTLKHFYRERELVRLQPANSQMAPLYVHPKEVEVKGKVVGVLRFLG